One genomic segment of Cerasicoccus sp. TK19100 includes these proteins:
- a CDS encoding HEAT repeat domain-containing protein yields MKAFFRYIVFICLLTSIAFGQQNDPVEIINELVEMSNQGGSPSLYSQEYAVRYTQLMKIQGDLSDDLAPLISPDSPPRVALLGMRVLDQRNQMDDKALKNVMALTTHNYSILEQEGVSNENSQMAENMFFMSVKVLSERMNPAIEDYLLQYTSSPIEKVRISTMRSLADNGSSRVIPKIEEALKNSSGEARKHMAYSLQIARDNNVSPSGNAVDSATDRVEPAFESSRTGEAAISDHEISHESSSPIEETPDDGTTAQNANEDSPSNLLFWLLAVIAISVVVVILVRKSKSRSSNA; encoded by the coding sequence ATGAAAGCTTTTTTCAGATATATCGTATTTATTTGTCTGCTGACTTCCATCGCCTTTGGACAGCAGAATGACCCTGTTGAGATCATCAATGAGCTGGTCGAAATGTCCAATCAAGGAGGATCGCCTTCTCTTTACTCTCAAGAATACGCTGTAAGATATACACAATTGATGAAAATTCAGGGGGATTTAAGCGATGACTTGGCACCCCTAATCAGTCCAGATTCACCACCACGGGTAGCTTTACTTGGCATGCGGGTTTTGGATCAGCGAAATCAAATGGACGATAAAGCATTGAAGAATGTCATGGCTCTCACGACCCACAACTATTCAATTCTTGAGCAAGAGGGAGTGAGCAATGAAAACAGTCAAATGGCTGAGAATATGTTCTTCATGTCTGTGAAGGTGCTCAGTGAGCGTATGAATCCCGCGATAGAAGACTACTTGTTGCAATACACAAGCTCTCCAATTGAAAAGGTCAGAATTTCAACGATGCGCTCACTCGCTGATAATGGCTCTAGTCGGGTGATTCCAAAAATAGAGGAGGCCTTGAAGAATTCTTCTGGTGAAGCGCGCAAACACATGGCCTACAGTTTACAAATTGCGCGCGATAATAATGTATCTCCTTCGGGTAATGCTGTTGATTCTGCTACCGATCGCGTAGAGCCCGCCTTTGAGTCCTCCAGAACGGGCGAAGCAGCCATCTCTGACCATGAAATTTCCCATGAATCCAGTTCCCCAATTGAGGAAACGCCAGACGATGGCACCACCGCTCAGAATGCAAATGAAGATAGCCCTTCAAATTTGCTGTTTTGGTTGCTGGCCGTTATCGCTATTAGCGTTGTAGTCGTAATACTTGTGAGAAAATCGAAGAGCAGGAGCAGTAATGCGTGA